The DNA region AATATTATTTCTACATTCAAATGCAACTTGATGAAGTTAAAAAAATGAAAGAGATGTTAAATGTTAAAATTCCTAGCGATTTAGATTTTAAAAAAATTTCAGGCCTTAGCAATGAAGTAGTTGAAAAGCTAAATAAATTTAATCCACCAACTTTATTTGCAGCAAGTGAAATTAGCGGCATAACTCCAGCAGCAATTGATCTACTTCATATTTATATAAAAATGCAAAGTAGAAAAAACAACTCTCATAAAGATATATAAAATAAATTTTTTATTATAAATTTTCTACTTGTGATTTTCTTAAATTACAAGTAGAAAATAATTTGGAACGAGAGGTTTTTTATTATAAATTTAAATTTTAATTTAGTGAAGATTTGACCAAACTTTTCTTTTCCAAAGTCCAGCAAATACAGCAAGTATCACAAAATATATCATTATGTAAATAGATAAGCTTTCTCTTTCAGCTTTTTTACTATCTCCAATATTTTCCATATATTCTATGACTTTAGTTTCACTTTCTTGATTTAAGCCAACTCTTGGCATAGCAGTTCCTGGAAGCATCTTTTGAGTATCATTCAAAAAGTTATGTAAAAATTCTTTACTTCTTGATCTTATGTACATAGAAAGATCAGGTGGAGTTGAGCCAAGGTATGCTGCAATGCTTGATTTATCTCCATCGGCATAAACATCATCATATTTCATATCATGACATCTTTGACAAGCATCTGCATAGATTACTTTATTTATGATATTTTCTTTATCGTTTTTACTTAGACCATCTATAAATTTAGCTTTGTCACTTTCGCTTAATTCCTCTTTTGCAACCATTTTATTTGCATAAAGCTCTACAATGCCATCATCGCTTGGAACGATTGATTTTAAGTATGCAACAATATCAGCTAATTCTTGATTAATGTCACCACCTACGCCGAAAAATCCAGGCATTGGATAAGGGACTTCATCACCAAATTTATGATCTAGCTTTTGAGCCATAACCGGATCTTTAATAAGTGCTGCTAAAAATTTATCATCAAAAATCTTGCCAGCTATACTTAAATCAGGTGGATTTACTCCGTAAGCTTGGCTTGCATCCATTGCACCTAGTGGAGCTGGCATACCGGCTGACTCAACACCGTGACACGCTGTACATCCAGCCATTAAAAATGTTTCCGCACCAGTTGCGGCATTGCCTTTTGTTAAATCTATTTGATTTATCTCATCCCAAAAAGCACTGTATTTATCTAAATTTGACTTAGCATTATTAAGGTCAAGTTTTGCATTTTTTATCATATCTTCAAGACCTGATTTTTCTGCTTTTTTAACATTTTCTTCTGCTTTTTCAACATTAGTTTTTGCTAAAGTTATATCTTCAGCCGCAAAATCATAATTTGCTGGATCAACATGTGGATTAAGTTTTGAATGAGCGTAAGGCTCTATCCCCCAATACAACAATAGTGTAAAAAATATAACTACTAATAATGGTTTTAACCCTTTCATCTTAACCCCTTTTTCTTTCTGCGATAGTTACAAGCGGCAATGCAACTAGGATGAGAATAATATAAAGCATTGATAAGACAAAACCTATATAAGTATTTGCAATTCCAAAAGTAAAGCCATCAGCAGGTAATTTACCAAAAATACTTAAAAGTATTAAATCAATTAAAAGCACCCAAAACCATACAAAAAATCCTTTATTCTTATGGGCGGGAGCCACAACATCACTTCTATCAAGCCATGGAATAAATGCTAATGAAACCATAGCAAAAGCAAATGCAATAAGCCCGATATCAGCAGCTTTTAAAGGTCCAACATCAAAGAAGAATCCTCTTAAAATTTCATACTCCCATAAAAAATACCATTCAGGATATATATGCGGCGGTGTTTT from Campylobacter ureolyticus includes:
- a CDS encoding c-type cytochrome → MKGLKPLLVVIFFTLLLYWGIEPYAHSKLNPHVDPANYDFAAEDITLAKTNVEKAEENVKKAEKSGLEDMIKNAKLDLNNAKSNLDKYSAFWDEINQIDLTKGNAATGAETFLMAGCTACHGVESAGMPAPLGAMDASQAYGVNPPDLSIAGKIFDDKFLAALIKDPVMAQKLDHKFGDEVPYPMPGFFGVGGDINQELADIVAYLKSIVPSDDGIVELYANKMVAKEELSESDKAKFIDGLSKNDKENIINKVIYADACQRCHDMKYDDVYADGDKSSIAAYLGSTPPDLSMYIRSRSKEFLHNFLNDTQKMLPGTAMPRVGLNQESETKVIEYMENIGDSKKAERESLSIYIMIYFVILAVFAGLWKRKVWSNLH